AAGTAAGTTTTCCATCTGATACTGCTGCCAAAACGGAAATCACCAGTGGCAATGTTATTATCAAAGATGAGTCTACCATAAATGATTCTGTGTCCCAATCGAGCCAAATCCATATAATGGGTGTTCTTGACGAAATTATCACCGAGGCAAGAAACAACAAGGTATCATCCATATCAATTATTTTCCTTACCATTGATCTCGGTTTAAATTCAAAACCATATACATAACAACCTGTGTATCGAGTGTTATgtaatgttttaattattgaCACGATGATTTGATACTCAAAAATGTTCTCGCGAAGAAATAATGCGGATGTGCAAATATATGATAACTGGATCCAACTAAATTTGGATGGATAAGATTAACTTTTCTTTATGTCAACACCTTGGGATTTAGCTTTCGGCAGGTCCCTAAGCTAGCCATGTGCATTGATAATATTCCTGATACTTGTTAAATGTTGCAGAAAACATTATTCTCTGCTATCGAGTCTGTTATAAACTTAATGAGGGAGGTGGAGCTGAAAGAGCAGGCTGCAGAAGAAGCCAATGAGGAAGCTGCCAAAGGAGGCATTGATGTACTGGATAAGGTGGAAGAACTCAAACTAATTCTGAAGCATGCAAAGGACGCAAATGACATGGTTGTTTTTTTTCTCTGAATTGTGTAATATCTCTTTAGATGATCTGAAGCGAACTCTGGTATTTAACTAAATTGTCTTCTCCTTCATTAATCCTTactttcttgtttttcaatGTTAGCATGCTGGGGAAGTATATGGTGAAAGGTCCATCCTCGCAACAGAGTTGAGAGAGCTTCAGTCCCGTGTACTCTACTTGTCAGATGAAAGGGACAAGTCTCTTGAAGTTCTTAATGAGGTGGTTTTAAACCCTTTCCCTTTATGTTGTAATGCCATTTGAATTATGATATGTTTTGTACACCCAGTTGATATTGAACTGGGTATGGAGTTCCACATGTGAAAGTAGCAATGCATATTTTGTTAGCTAAACCATTTTTTAATAGTTTGAACAAGCTGTCTGAGTTTTCGAGTTTTTGTTGCTGGTCACTTTTATCATTTACTTACAAGTTAAGaagtataaagaaataaaatagataAAGGAAAATCGAAAATATGAGTTACTCTCATAGATATTGGTTAGGTTGCAATTACTTTTGCTCATTTCTATTACTAAATTTTTCTCCATTCTTATTTTGTTCGAAAAAATATTTCTGCGATGTTCTTGCACAATTTAACTGTGGTTCTCCTTATGATTATAATGGCTGATTTACTTCTCACTTTTCAATTCTAAAACTTTTTCGGCTCTCATTTTATTGGAGTTGAAAATTGGATACAAGTATCTGGAAAAAGACTTCGTTGAGGTTCTTTGGAATTACCTTAGTAACTATATCCTGGGACATggattttttcttctttgttttgAGATGCCCAATTTTAGCTTACCATGAAGTATCAAACTTTTCTGGGCTAATGAAACCTAACATTTCAGTTTTATTGGCCTTATAGTTAAACTTTATTCGAATATACCAAGACTTTTCTGGGCTAATGAAACCTAACATTTCAGTTTTATTGGCCTTATAGTTGAACTTTATTCGAATATACCAAGACGAATAAAAGTGCTTGCAAGGTTAATTTTTCATTTCACTTTCtcaattttgtcattttattgCAGATGTGTCAAACTTTAAGGATGCGACTAGCAGCAGCTGAGAATGATATAAATTATGCAGAGAAAGAAAGAATTAGGAAGCAAGTTTCTGTTCGAGAAACATTTTCTGAACAGGAAAGTCTTATGGAAAGGGTTGTACAAGAGGCAAACATCCTGAAAGAACACGCAGAGGAAAATGCCAAGGTAACTTCTCATTTCTCTATGTGACTCCAGTTCATCTCAATTCAAGTCAAACCATTGAATGAAGAAAATACGACGTTGAATTTGATTTCCTCATCGCTGTTGCATCAACACTTAACAATCTATTGTTCAAGTTTCTTATCTACAGTTTCACTGATTCTTTCTCATTTGTATTTCAGCTGCGAGAATTTCTGGTGGATCGAGGTTGTGTTGTAGACACTTTACGGTAAGTTATTCAAGTGCTTGCTGTTACTTCACCTTTTATCAGAGTTAATCTTACTTTTTTGTAGGTCCACCATCATGTTTTATCCTGAATGCACCATCATGTTTTATCCTGAATGCTCAATCTTTAACGCCAACTTAAGAAGATAtctaacttagcataaactatatCACTGCGCAATCACGGAAGTCTTCGGTAATAAAAAAGTTGCTTGTTGAACATGTAGGATGAGTGATCTAAAAAAGTTTAGCAATCTAAATTCATGAAGTGATGCCAGATACTCATATCTGGAATCTGGATTCTTATTCTAATTCCTTATGGCCTATGTTAGTATCAAAGTCTCGTTACAAACAAGAGTAAAAAGTATAAAATATTAGCAAATGAAGACAGAGATTGTTCCTACAAGGTTTAAGCTGACAACCTTATATGTCCGCCACTCTTCTTTCAGAGGAGAAATGGCTGTTATAAAACAAAACGTGAAGCTTCTAAAGGGAAAAATTGATGACCGCATTCCATTGAGCAAATATCGCTCCTCCCCTCAAACTAGCTGCATTATAGCTTCCTCTGGTTCCGGGTTGAAAAATTCAATTTCAGATCAAGTGGAGCTGGTGCCAGTCCAGGATGATTTAACCAAGACTCAACAACTCATTGATCCAGTCACACAGGTATCTGTAGATGAAATCGCTAGATATGATCGTGAGGCACTTGTCGCAGAGGGATGGGATTTTGTGACAACCTTGAAACGTGACGAGGacttttgaagaatagaacagGTTAGCAAATCGACGTTCTTGGAAGTTTCATTTTCATTCCATCTCTACAAACTGATCTTGGTTTATCATGTTTTGTTAAACTGAGTTACTACTACTCGAATCTCACCCTCTTAAGTTCTGCTATTCGTTGGTGGCTGGAATTTTATGGGACTCATCTATTAAATGCTGATAAATTTTGTCGATAATAATGgcttgtttatatttaaatattcagTTTTGTCTGACAATATATTATGGTTCGTACGGAGGACATAATTgagggtttttatcttcaaattaaatatttaatttattaaaaagcTTCTTCCCCACGGCTGTTACAGTTTTTTAGAGCAAAAGTTTTCTTGTGTTAATACATTTGTTTTATATTCTCTTGCATACCTCATCTCTTCCATCAAAATTATGGATCTACGCCTCTACAGCGTGTGTGCTTAATCTGCTACATGCTCTTTCGGTTTCTGATAACATGAAACTCTAAATTACTAGGAAATATTGTATTGCATATTAAAAAATCTATACATAATTAGAAGATCTACACTCTAAATATTTAGCAGAGTAAAGAGACTACGCAACTTTGCTTCTGGTACTGGTGCCTGCCTCTAAGGAATATATCCAGTTGGGCAAGCAAGAATGCTGCTAACTCAGACAAACAAAAAACCTTCATttgtatgtttaaaaaaaatgcgtTCCTCTAAAAAAGAATCTAAACTGTAACTCGTCAAAGTTCCTGCATGTGTAGATTCAGCTCGATCCACATGTTATAGAACTACTGTTTCTCTGTATTTCCATCTGTGGAAAGTATTTGCATTTTTAGTCACTCCAGCGCAGAAGCATAACAGTGCATCTCCATATGATGTGAAGGCGAGTCCTTTGCTGTCTGATTTGCTTTGAACATCGTTGAATCGACCCAGATTTTGAACTTGTTGCCATGTTTGACTGCAAAATGAAATGTATTTGCGTCTCTGAGAAATTTTCAGAATTTCTTCTGTCTATGATAAGTGGGAATGATTGTTTAGACCGTTCTGTTATTATTTATAGTATACGGGGAATTGGAGAAAATATGGAAATGGAAATTTGTTGTGTAACCAACTTCATGGTGGGACAAGGTATGTGGGTTCCTCATTTGAGAAAACAGAACTCGTCGGTTTGTGTCATACCTCTTTAACTCCACATCATTTGTCACAGTTTAGTCCAATCCTTACAGATGTCAAATAGATTTCATCAAATATCGTTTCGATATCTTTTGCTTGCTATTTCGGTCAATTATATTAAATACATTAATATGACGAGTTTACCACCTTTGGTTAGGCATGGATAAAGGACACAGTTTGAGTCTAGAGTGGGCAAGAAGGAGAATTAGGATACGAATTCTTGTGTGGTAGAATTTTATTGGAGTGAATTGGCTGTCTTTTGTAGTTTCTAGATAAGGAGGAT
The window above is part of the Primulina huaijiensis isolate GDHJ02 unplaced genomic scaffold, ASM1229523v2 scaffold24871, whole genome shotgun sequence genome. Proteins encoded here:
- the LOC140967259 gene encoding uncharacterized protein isoform X1; the protein is MGFNEVYNSLQELFPEIDARVIRAVAIEHSKDPDAAVEAVLEEIIPFFSEISRPTTPLTGRSFLDQSPKEAIATVQSVDGLPVNAIGSAVEINANNVNVGHKSDDANDENDDAFYDTYNGQHDGEGELSISGKFGENSIISADMFSLGQPAMLLEETRVNILQREESIKPERAETVLARKCPEDAIKTSSDATHCQTGTSCTDDNNSAGDIVSEAVPNLTVSHSESIVQVVVLPNMNGSNSEVSFPSDTAAKTEITSGNVIIKDESTINDSVSQSSQIHIMGVLDEIITEARNNKKTLFSAIESVINLMREVELKEQAAEEANEEAAKGGIDVLDKVEELKLILKHAKDANDMHAGEVYGERSILATELRELQSRVLYLSDERDKSLEVLNEMCQTLRMRLAAAENDINYAEKERIRKQVSVRETFSEQESLMERVVQEANILKEHAEENAKLREFLVDRGCVVDTLRGEMAVIKQNVKLLKGKIDDRIPLSKYRSSPQTSCIIASSGSGLKNSISDQVELVPVQDDLTKTQQLIDPVTQVSVDEIARYDREALVAEGWDFVTTLKRDEDF
- the LOC140967259 gene encoding uncharacterized protein isoform X3 — its product is MGFNEVYNSLQELFPEIDARVIRAVAIEHSKDPDAAVEAVLEEIIPFFSEISRPTTPLTGRSFLDQSPKEAIATVQSVDGLPVNAIGSAVEINANNVNVGHKSDDANDENDDAFYDTYNGQHDGEGELSISGTSCTDDNNSAGDIVSEAVPNLTVSHSESIVQVVVLPNMNGSNSEVSFPSDTAAKTEITSGNVIIKDESTINDSVSQSSQIHIMGVLDEIITEARNNKKTLFSAIESVINLMREVELKEQAAEEANEEAAKGGIDVLDKVEELKLILKHAKDANDMHAGEVYGERSILATELRELQSRVLYLSDERDKSLEVLNEMCQTLRMRLAAAENDINYAEKERIRKQVSVRETFSEQESLMERVVQEANILKEHAEENAKLREFLVDRGCVVDTLRGEMAVIKQNVKLLKGKIDDRIPLSKYRSSPQTSCIIASSGSGLKNSISDQVELVPVQDDLTKTQQLIDPVTQVSVDEIARYDREALVAEGWDFVTTLKRDEDF
- the LOC140967259 gene encoding uncharacterized protein isoform X2 encodes the protein MGFNEVYNSLQELFPEIDARVIRAVAIEHSKDPDAAVEAVLEEIIPFFSEISRPTTPLTGRSFLDQSPKAIATVQSVDGLPVNAIGSAVEINANNVNVGHKSDDANDENDDAFYDTYNGQHDGEGELSISGKFGENSIISADMFSLGQPAMLLEETRVNILQREESIKPERAETVLARKCPEDAIKTSSDATHCQTGTSCTDDNNSAGDIVSEAVPNLTVSHSESIVQVVVLPNMNGSNSEVSFPSDTAAKTEITSGNVIIKDESTINDSVSQSSQIHIMGVLDEIITEARNNKKTLFSAIESVINLMREVELKEQAAEEANEEAAKGGIDVLDKVEELKLILKHAKDANDMHAGEVYGERSILATELRELQSRVLYLSDERDKSLEVLNEMCQTLRMRLAAAENDINYAEKERIRKQVSVRETFSEQESLMERVVQEANILKEHAEENAKLREFLVDRGCVVDTLRGEMAVIKQNVKLLKGKIDDRIPLSKYRSSPQTSCIIASSGSGLKNSISDQVELVPVQDDLTKTQQLIDPVTQVSVDEIARYDREALVAEGWDFVTTLKRDEDF